From Pseudochaenichthys georgianus chromosome 11, fPseGeo1.2, whole genome shotgun sequence, a single genomic window includes:
- the fabp4a gene encoding fatty acid binding protein 4a, whose translation MVEKFVGTWKMISSDNFDDYMKAIGVGFATRQVGNRTKPNLVVSVDDQGFVCLKSQSTFKTTEIKFKLNEPFEETTADDRKTKTVVTLENGKLVQKQSWDGKETNIEREIEDGKLVAKCIMGDVIAVRTYVMEA comes from the exons ATGGTTGAGAAATTTGTTGGGACGTGGAAGATGATTTCCAGCGATAACTTTGATGACTACATGAAAGCAATCG GTGTGGGATTTGCGACCCGGCAGGTGGGGAATCGCACCAAACCCAACTTGGTAGTGAGCGTGGACGATCAAGGGTTTGTTTGCTTGAAGTCTCAGAGCACTTTCAAAACCACTGAGATCAAGTTCAAGCTAAACGAGCCATTCGAAGAGACGACCGCAGACGATAGGAAGACCAAG ACCGTGGTGACTCTGGAGAACGGCAAACTTGTGCAGAAACAGAGCTGGGATGGCAAAGAGACAAATATCGAGAGGGAGATCGAAGATGGGAAATTGGTAGCG AAATGCATTATGGGTGATGTGATCGCAGTGAGGACATACGTGATGGAGGCATGA
- the mrpl53 gene encoding large ribosomal subunit protein mL53, with translation MAASSKLTVVLKAVKNITVQFCPFESNVGSTRMFLSVMSSHKVRATNLNCEVISTVKHDRSEPGVEITYLDGDKLMLKGAKLNCSEMLSAFQSMCAAKELQAKLAAAKK, from the exons ATGGCGGCTTCCAGTAAATTGACCGTGGTGTTGAAAGCTGTGAAGAACATAACAGTCCAGTTTTGTCCATTTGAATCAAATGTCGGGTCAACACG GATGTTTCTGTCCGTGATGAGCTCACATAAGGTCCGAGCTACCAACTTGAACTGTGAGGTGATCTCCACAGTGAAGCATGACAGGTCTGAACCTGGAGTGGAAATCACTTACT TGGACGGAGATAAGCTGATGTTGAAGGGAGCGAAGCTGAACTGCAGCGAGATGCTGAGTGCATTTCAGTCGATGTGCGCAGCCAAGGAACTACAGGCAAAACTCGCAGCAGCAAAGAAATAA